The proteins below are encoded in one region of Winogradskyella helgolandensis:
- a CDS encoding cupin domain-containing protein, translated as MIKNKHVIKVLVLGGLLLLCNVVVGCGEKANHDKKTTEDIAKLSIDEEGITPHHHADDTEPHTHSHSSQSDTRKRIMTPDSIEELWIFPEREDHLGSGGMLQIYMDAESHPNASSGFAKYELGVGGALPEHKHNKTEEIAYFISGEGIVISYENAKRIETVVKEGYVWYTAPGEWHSFKNTGDTPLKLVFATIPNAKHGLLNFFKKVSASPGKTSTALSAEEFATLASENDMILKPAKID; from the coding sequence ATGATTAAAAATAAGCATGTTATTAAAGTATTGGTATTAGGCGGTTTATTACTCCTATGTAATGTTGTTGTAGGTTGTGGTGAAAAAGCTAACCATGACAAAAAAACTACTGAAGACATCGCCAAACTTTCTATTGATGAAGAAGGCATAACACCACATCATCATGCAGACGACACAGAACCGCATACGCATAGTCATTCTTCTCAATCTGATACTCGTAAGCGCATCATGACTCCAGATTCTATAGAGGAATTATGGATTTTTCCAGAACGTGAAGACCATCTCGGTTCGGGAGGTATGCTTCAAATTTATATGGATGCTGAAAGTCACCCTAATGCGTCTTCAGGTTTTGCGAAATATGAATTAGGAGTCGGAGGAGCGCTCCCTGAACATAAGCATAACAAAACGGAAGAGATTGCTTATTTTATTTCAGGTGAGGGGATTGTTATAAGTTACGAGAACGCTAAGCGTATAGAGACCGTTGTTAAGGAAGGCTACGTATGGTATACCGCACCTGGGGAATGGCATTCTTTTAAAAACACAGGAGATACCCCTTTAAAATTGGTATTCGCAACGATACCAAATGCTAAACACGGCTTGTTGAATTTCTTTAAAAAAGTCAGTGCATCCCCTGGAAAAACATCTACAGCACTAAGTGCAGAAGAATTTGCAACACTGGCATCTGAAAATGACATGATATTAAAACCGGCAAAAATTGATTAG
- a CDS encoding helix-turn-helix domain-containing protein: MGNGYDTAKSNPTFKKIEVSSLMFSEYRCMEEKSIFTAWSHLNYFIYILEGKKKWRTLEHSYMAHANEVLFVKKGANVIHKFFDSDFCAMVIFIPDDYIKDFISQKPDIGSSLKTKIPSDSVIPLNLDRTLNTYFTSMVEYFFNQEKPSKYLMEIKFQELLVNILSLSSNPKIGSYFKQISQDVKPSIQNIMEANFIYNLSLDEFARLTHRSLSTFNRDFYNVYDTSPGKWLIKKRLLHAKTLLEHTQQKIYEVAFDCGFESPAHFTRVFKTAHGITPLKFQKAQLTV, from the coding sequence ATGGGAAACGGTTACGATACAGCAAAAAGCAATCCTACATTCAAGAAAATTGAAGTGTCTTCACTTATGTTTTCGGAATATCGATGTATGGAGGAAAAATCGATTTTTACCGCATGGTCTCATCTCAACTACTTTATTTATATATTAGAAGGTAAAAAGAAATGGCGAACATTAGAACATAGCTATATGGCCCATGCTAATGAGGTGCTTTTTGTAAAAAAAGGAGCAAACGTTATTCATAAGTTTTTTGATTCCGATTTTTGTGCCATGGTTATTTTTATTCCTGATGATTATATAAAAGATTTTATTTCCCAAAAACCAGATATAGGCAGTAGTCTAAAAACCAAGATCCCTAGTGATAGTGTGATTCCTCTAAATTTAGATAGGACGTTAAATACCTATTTTACATCTATGGTGGAGTACTTTTTTAATCAGGAAAAGCCTTCAAAATATTTGATGGAAATTAAATTTCAGGAATTATTAGTCAATATTTTATCACTCTCATCTAATCCCAAAATTGGGAGTTACTTTAAGCAGATTTCGCAAGATGTAAAGCCTTCTATTCAAAATATCATGGAGGCTAATTTTATATATAATCTATCTCTAGATGAGTTTGCCAGACTAACGCATCGCAGCTTAAGTACTTTTAACCGTGATTTTTATAATGTTTACGACACTTCACCCGGAAAATGGCTTATTAAAAAGCGTCTCCTTCATGCTAAAACATTATTAGAACATACGCAGCAAAAAATATATGAAGTGGCTTTTGATTGTGGTTTTGAAAGTCCAGCGCATTTCACAAGAGTTTTTAAGACTGCACATGGTATTACTCCTTTAAAATTTCAAAAAGCACAACTCACCGTTTAA
- a CDS encoding acyl-CoA dehydrogenase family protein has product MEMHKTKDTKATSQPLLSLIDALGEQLAANGTTHDQNETVVADNYALLKANGYLTAMIPKALGGGGVPFKEMCAILVKIAHYCPSTALALSMHQHLLAANIWKYTHHGTGGPFLKEVVKNNLVLVSTGARDWLDSNGTMIKTDTGYLVSGRKQFASQSALGDVLVTSMPYHDPEDGWQVLHFTVAMTSEGIGLLDDWYTLGMRGTGSQTVTLDNVFVPNAAIVMKRLKGEFPMFWNAVLIVALPLTMAPYVGVAEKAMTLTLETIKVKQRKSPHITTMLGDIYNSLTLAQVLHNDMIAITNNLDFQPEATMGVAVLTRKTLVANACKDTVAKAMGIVGGQSFYNKHHLERLFRDVQAASFHTLPEKEQQHFTGDFLLES; this is encoded by the coding sequence ATGGAAATGCATAAAACTAAAGATACAAAAGCCACTTCCCAACCTTTGTTGTCTCTTATAGATGCGTTAGGCGAACAATTGGCAGCAAACGGCACTACCCACGATCAGAACGAAACTGTTGTGGCCGATAATTATGCCTTGTTAAAAGCAAATGGTTATTTAACGGCTATGATTCCTAAAGCCTTGGGTGGAGGTGGAGTGCCCTTTAAGGAGATGTGCGCCATATTGGTAAAAATTGCCCATTATTGCCCCTCTACGGCATTGGCACTTTCCATGCATCAACATCTTCTTGCAGCCAATATATGGAAATATACACATCATGGCACGGGAGGGCCATTTCTAAAAGAGGTGGTTAAAAACAATCTGGTCTTGGTGAGTACAGGGGCACGTGATTGGCTTGATTCTAATGGGACTATGATAAAAACGGATACAGGTTATTTGGTTTCGGGTCGGAAGCAATTTGCCAGTCAATCTGCACTAGGAGATGTTTTGGTGACCAGCATGCCTTATCATGACCCAGAAGACGGTTGGCAGGTTTTGCACTTTACAGTTGCTATGACCTCTGAAGGCATTGGGTTATTGGATGATTGGTATACGCTTGGGATGCGTGGTACCGGTTCGCAGACGGTTACCCTTGACAATGTGTTTGTTCCTAATGCTGCTATTGTGATGAAACGATTGAAAGGCGAATTTCCAATGTTTTGGAATGCGGTGCTTATCGTGGCGTTACCCTTGACTATGGCACCTTATGTTGGCGTTGCAGAGAAAGCCATGACGCTTACCCTTGAAACGATAAAAGTAAAACAACGTAAATCACCTCATATTACTACTATGCTAGGAGATATTTACAATAGCCTTACGTTGGCTCAGGTGCTTCATAACGATATGATTGCCATTACCAATAATTTAGATTTTCAGCCAGAAGCTACAATGGGTGTTGCCGTATTGACTAGAAAGACATTGGTTGCTAATGCTTGCAAGGACACGGTGGCTAAAGCCATGGGCATTGTAGGCGGACAAAGTTTTTATAATAAGCATCACCTTGAACGACTCTTCCGAGATGTACAAGCCGCAAGTTTTCATACATTGCCCGAAAAGGAGCAGCAGCATTTTACAGGAGACTTTTTATTGGAATCGTGA
- a CDS encoding S41 family peptidase, with protein sequence MKIYLVILLSILTFSGKAQSEAEYLSKTQIEKDLAIVDDILQNKSSYQGLNGYDYRVDFENYLNTVPDKKITQFDFGLFLSKTIGKIGDRHSFIKDYDIRDSLYLTLAFAPFKGKVLVVDFQRDIKEYKFWNSEFPYLQSINNIPIQEILPKIHIGDILAPKDAYATNAVRDLRDIETIFRTLKIELPNPLPITLSDDKGNKKEISVKLVDGKNRATLWDDRFFKNTYRVKEEKYNDKDFIKRFFSLNNNVGYIQIGEMIEKESCPAFFEYLNEFMTKAEKSDAIIVDVRDNGGGTRDLIQELAGYFIHPDSIYVVNATKQRGKLPLDKELKERLQSRYLLSRNDLDIKEQNAVDKFMNSFEPMYDLSTEKFSEFHYYILNGQKITKGKFHYNKPIYILANERSFSAASVLVSVFKDLPNIKIAGVNTDGSSGNSERFELPNSELRGKISTMVSFQKNGKILDGIGTEPDIKIERSLDQIFLKEDYQLNRLLEIISAE encoded by the coding sequence ATGAAAATTTATTTAGTCATTTTATTATCAATCTTAACGTTTTCTGGCAAAGCTCAAAGTGAAGCTGAATATTTATCTAAAACTCAAATAGAAAAGGATTTAGCAATAGTTGACGACATACTTCAAAACAAATCTTCTTATCAAGGATTAAACGGATATGACTACAGAGTAGATTTTGAAAATTATTTAAATACAGTTCCTGACAAAAAAATTACTCAATTTGATTTCGGACTTTTTTTATCCAAAACTATTGGAAAAATTGGAGACAGACATTCATTTATTAAAGATTACGACATTCGAGATTCACTTTACCTAACACTTGCATTTGCACCATTTAAGGGCAAGGTGTTGGTGGTTGATTTTCAAAGAGATATTAAAGAATATAAATTTTGGAATTCCGAATTTCCATATTTACAATCTATTAACAATATACCCATTCAAGAAATACTTCCAAAAATCCATATTGGCGACATTCTTGCACCTAAAGATGCTTATGCAACGAATGCAGTTCGAGATTTAAGAGACATTGAAACTATTTTTAGAACACTTAAAATAGAGTTACCAAACCCTTTACCAATAACATTATCTGACGACAAAGGAAACAAAAAAGAAATAAGTGTAAAACTTGTTGATGGTAAAAACAGAGCAACATTGTGGGATGACAGATTTTTTAAAAATACTTACCGTGTAAAAGAAGAAAAATATAATGATAAGGATTTTATCAAAAGGTTTTTTAGTTTAAACAATAATGTTGGCTATATCCAAATTGGCGAAATGATAGAAAAAGAGAGTTGTCCCGCTTTTTTTGAGTATCTAAATGAATTTATGACAAAAGCTGAAAAAAGTGATGCCATAATTGTAGATGTTCGAGATAATGGCGGAGGAACTCGTGACTTAATTCAAGAATTAGCAGGATATTTTATTCATCCAGATTCTATTTATGTTGTTAATGCAACCAAACAAAGAGGAAAATTACCTTTAGATAAAGAACTTAAAGAGAGACTACAAAGTCGTTATTTATTATCAAGAAATGATTTAGATATTAAAGAGCAAAATGCAGTTGACAAGTTTATGAATTCATTTGAGCCAATGTATGATTTGAGCACAGAAAAATTTAGCGAATTTCATTATTATATTCTCAATGGTCAGAAAATCACTAAAGGGAAATTTCATTACAATAAACCTATATATATACTTGCAAATGAAAGGAGTTTTAGTGCTGCTTCTGTTTTAGTTTCCGTATTTAAAGATTTACCCAACATAAAAATAGCTGGTGTAAATACTGATGGCTCAAGTGGGAATAGCGAAAGATTTGAATTACCCAATTCAGAATTACGCGGAAAAATAAGCACAATGGTTTCTTTTCAAAAGAATGGTAAAATATTAGATGGAATTGGGACAGAACCTGACATTAAAATAGAAAGAAGTTTAGACCAAATTTTCTTAAAAGAAGATTATCAACTGAATAGACTTTTGGAAATAATAAGTGCAGAATAA
- a CDS encoding DUF7668 domain-containing protein — protein sequence MTEIKVEKNEENELPIPHIWRPSFKAIINAFVKGDYNLSSEIKNVNPISNETAEQIKEYIEDYGEELVELPNETWNSSVYICYGDYWNVLINLYTKDEGLSDLVLNAEIRENNSEYSIDIQLVYVP from the coding sequence ATGACTGAAATTAAAGTTGAGAAAAACGAGGAAAATGAACTTCCAATACCTCACATTTGGAGACCGAGTTTTAAAGCAATTATAAACGCTTTTGTTAAAGGAGATTATAATTTAAGTTCAGAAATAAAAAACGTGAATCCGATTTCAAATGAAACTGCTGAACAAATCAAAGAATATATTGAAGATTATGGAGAAGAATTAGTTGAACTTCCGAATGAAACTTGGAATTCATCAGTTTATATTTGTTATGGAGATTATTGGAATGTACTTATCAACCTTTATACAAAAGACGAAGGATTGAGCGATTTAGTTCTGAATGCTGAAATAAGAGAAAACAATAGTGAATATTCAATTGACATTCAATTAGTTTATGTGCCATGA
- a CDS encoding YdbT family protein produces the protein MTTYKASSSYSNYEAVIAAVMVLGIGIILAITLETLWIKVMTVFIALGIVVVIILYQRQKTFTIIFSEDEIRIKYPYLRTIIQVPYSDVFQIEFISVYRSPDRNRMKFKIANKIKTLRFMVVAQSDQYIEFIKWLKSKNDKIDLKVFPSDHILNHKIQEVYGFKYRKILKKTL, from the coding sequence ATGACAACATACAAGGCATCATCAAGTTATTCAAATTATGAAGCAGTCATAGCCGCAGTAATGGTGCTGGGAATCGGTATAATATTAGCTATCACCTTAGAAACCCTTTGGATAAAGGTAATGACTGTATTTATAGCACTTGGAATTGTGGTTGTAATTATTCTCTATCAACGACAAAAGACATTTACTATTATATTCTCTGAAGATGAAATTAGAATAAAATATCCCTATTTAAGAACAATAATACAAGTTCCTTATTCGGATGTATTTCAAATTGAATTCATTTCTGTATATCGCTCACCAGACAGAAATCGAATGAAATTCAAAATTGCAAATAAAATAAAAACCTTAAGGTTTATGGTCGTGGCGCAATCAGACCAATATATTGAATTTATAAAGTGGCTAAAATCAAAGAATGACAAAATAGACTTAAAAGTGTTTCCATCTGATCATATATTGAATCATAAAATTCAAGAAGTGTATGGATTTAAATATCGAAAAATATTAAAGAAAACACTTTGA
- a CDS encoding ABC transporter ATP-binding protein, which produces MKDIEDLELKVPKGSIYGFLGPNGSGKSTTIRLILGLLKKNSGTVALFGELFNEQSRLKVLNKVGALIENPSLYEHLSAIDNLKISANYRQHISLSRIDEVLEIVNLTKAKNKWIKEYSLGMKQRLGLAISLLSNPELIILDEPTNGLDPKGIIEMRTLIKDLNKRFGTTIFISSHLLSEIEKTCTHVGIIRNGRMLYQDTVARLKASKGAHIKFEIEVDKSLEAMTLLKNLNMENISLLDDFIQLEVKTKNEITDVIDVLRAERITIYQVSIKNNLEELFLSLTEN; this is translated from the coding sequence ATGAAAGATATTGAAGATTTAGAGCTCAAGGTCCCTAAGGGAAGTATATATGGGTTTTTAGGTCCAAATGGCTCAGGGAAAAGTACCACTATTCGTTTAATTCTTGGTCTTTTAAAGAAAAACTCTGGTACAGTGGCTCTTTTTGGAGAGCTTTTTAATGAACAATCGAGACTTAAAGTTTTGAATAAAGTAGGTGCCTTGATAGAAAATCCGTCTTTATATGAGCATTTAAGTGCGATTGACAATTTAAAAATATCTGCCAATTACAGACAACATATATCGTTAAGTAGAATTGATGAGGTATTAGAGATTGTCAACCTTACTAAGGCTAAAAATAAGTGGATAAAAGAATATTCACTAGGGATGAAACAACGATTAGGGTTAGCAATATCTTTATTAAGTAATCCTGAACTCATCATTTTAGACGAACCCACAAACGGATTAGATCCAAAAGGGATTATAGAAATGCGTACCCTTATCAAAGACTTAAACAAAAGGTTTGGGACAACCATTTTTATTTCGAGCCATTTGTTAAGTGAAATTGAAAAGACCTGTACACACGTTGGCATTATTAGAAATGGTAGGATGTTATATCAAGATACCGTAGCGCGTTTAAAAGCCTCTAAAGGCGCACACATCAAATTTGAAATAGAAGTGGATAAGTCTCTTGAAGCTATGACTTTACTTAAGAATTTGAACATGGAAAACATTTCTTTGCTTGATGATTTTATACAACTTGAAGTAAAAACTAAAAATGAAATTACAGACGTGATAGATGTTTTAAGAGCTGAACGCATTACTATCTATCAAGTGTCCATTAAAAACAACTTGGAAGAGCTTTTTTTATCATTAACCGAAAATTAA